The genome window CTACGCTAAAAACATCGTTTTCCATGTTTGAATTGTTTTGCAAGACCTTCGTGCTATCTATAAATTTCTTTAGCTCTGCGACCTCGTCCTTGCTCATACTTGGATCAAGCCCGTTTATCTTGCCCCAAATGCTGATTTTATCATCTTCCGTATAGCCGCTTAGCGAATACGCCTTACGCGCAACCACGGGATCATAAGGTTTATATATCGGTTTTTTAAAGCCCATTTTTATAGCAAGAAGCCTATTTTGTTGCTTGTCGTTTAGTTTTGAAAACTCCACGTTTTGCGCCCAAACGGCAAGCTCGTTTTCGTCCAGTTCGTCAGGATCGAGAGCATAATAATCGATCGGTTCGGTCAAATTTGATCGAGACGGCGCCAAATTTGAGGTTAAATTTATTGCCTCTTTTTCCTCGCGTGCTTTTAAATTTCGCTCGCGAGCGCTACTAAAATCATAGTTTACGTTTGCGTTAAATCCGTTTACGCCGCTTATCATATTAATCCTTTATGCTTTTACGTCAAATTTACCTAGCCTTGCTAGTTGATTTAAAATTTCAGTTATATCCGTCCCTTTTTCTTGCTCGGCTTTTAAGAAATTTTCAAAGAATTCTCGTCTGACGTCTTTATCTGCGTATGTTTTGCTTTTACTTGTGGCTTGTATGGGTTTAAATTTGGCTTCGGCTCTTTGCTTAGCTAAATTTTCGTTGTATTCTCTCATCTCTTGATTGATTTTTGCTACGGCTTCTTTGTGGGCTTTCGTAGTTTTCTCGATATCTTCCGCATAGAGTTTTTTAAATTCTTCTATACTGATGTCGGCTCTTTGCAGCAAAGCAGCTCCGACGCTGCTCATCGCACCGTCTTCAGGCAAAGAGTCTTTAAAAGCGATTAATTCCTCTCGTTCCTCTTTGGTGCCTAGTCCTAAAAGCTTACCTTGGATAGTCGGCTCGCCATCCTTTGAATACCTTTTGAGAGTATTCGCATAAAGCTGTAACACCAAATCTTTTGCCTCGTCCATGGTCTCGGGTGGATATTTCATAGACAGCGCTCGCCTCTCGTCCGCAGTATATTTCTTAGAGAGTATGCCGTCTATTTTATCTATGGTTTTTGTTATCCAGCCTTTTTCGCTCTCGTCTATATCTATGATGCTTTCTACCGCATTTTTAATAGGTATATGCATAAGGGCGTCGATTTGGCTTTTTTCTTTTGCCTTGTCTTGTTCTTTTGCAATTTCCGTTTGCTCGTTCGCCAAATTCGTCTTAGCGGTTTTATCTGCAGGAGTTAAATTTGACTTGAAATTTGCCGTAGAAATATTTAAATTTGAGCCGCTTAACATTTTCAATCCTTTAAGACTATATCGGACAAAAACGACTTTTCTTTAGCATAAACCAATAAGCCAATTGTAGTAATAAAATATCAGGCTAGATATTCGTTTCGCCTTTAGGGACGACTGCCTTAAATAGTTTGTAGTATTGCTTTACGGTATCCATTATATCGATACTTTCAAATGATTTTTGATCCGGCGAGGGTGTAAACAAATAAGTCTTATTGTTAAACCTGACCATCTCGCCGATAGAGCTTTTGTGGATTTTGAAATTTAATGACTTTTGTTAATATTTCTACTTTTTTCAAGCAGCACAATCTTTATTATTTTTAGTAACTTTAAAATGTGCGCTATACGTTAATTTTTATAAAAAGCCGATATTATGTAGCAAACACACCTAAAAATCTTGACCAGATTCAGACAAATTTTAGTTTATTACAAAATATGTTAGGTTTATTTAATGCAAATGATGCAATATACACTTCAATTGAGCTAATAAAATTAAACTTTTGTGCGCATATCGTACAAGAACAATAGTGAATTTTTGATATTTTCATACAGGTGTTCGATTCCATAGATATTTAGAATAGCCTTATCGAATTCTATCCTAATGTCTTTTTCTAGCTCACTATGTAAGTCTATAATCTGTTCATTAGTAAGAGGCTCAAACTTTTCTTTTATGATGGTTTGTTGCTCTGTTGTTAAACTTAATGGATTTAAAATTTTAAAGCAATCGTGAATTCTACTTGAGCTTAGATCTAGTGCACCTAGACCTCTACCAAATCCATTTGCTTCGAGAAAAAATAAACTCACGATACTATTTAATAGAGCATGAATAACGTCTATATCTAAATGATTCGTATTAGAAAATCTAATAAGCCTTTGATCTACAATGGCTGGCTCTGTCATTTTAGCTATAAATAATCTTTTATCACAATTTATACTAGTTACAAAATCAGCCAAATAACGATCACTCATACAATAGGTAAAATAAGAGGCTGGGATAAGATATATCCACAGCTTAGTATCTATTTTAGTGATACCTTAGAAAAGTATGAGTAAAATTTAGATGAATGGTTATAGGGTTAGGGGTGATTTACACAGATTGTTTGATACTCTCGACTTTTTAATATTTTGCTATATGTTATTTGATTTATCTTAAACGGATCGATAAACAACGAAAAACATAACCTAAACCAGCTTGGATCTGTATATATGGTATCTGCTATAAAAAAGCCATCTTTTATTTCATCTGGGCGAGGATACTTTTTGTCCGACAAGTCAGACAAAAATACCTCGTTAGGGATAGTCCCTAAAACCCCATATTTATTATACAGCCTAAAAAATTACTGTATTTTGTTCCATAAGAACCAAACACTAATAACTCAAACGCATCTTTATTTTCAAAAAATACCCTCCTTACTGGTTTGTCCAGTAAAGAGGGTACATATCAAAACCCTTCTCTTTTTCTTTTATAGAACTTTTGCGTTATATACTTCTTCGGGCTTAGCGGCCAATAGTCTTGCTGCCATATCTTTTTTCATCTGAATCAAAGTAGTCTCTTCTTCTTCACTTCTATCTTCTTTTCTTGATAATTCAATAAATTCTTTTAGTACAAAACCTGGCTTTATGGTTATAACAACTGTTTTATCTCTATACTTGAATTTAAAATAATATCTTCCATGGGGACTTTCTAAGACTTCTTCAGCTTCTTTTAAATTAATATCAACGGAAATTCTACCACCTGTTACGCATCTTGTTACCATTTCAAAAGCATCTAGCCCTCCCGGTCCCGGAAATGCTGTAATAAGATATATCTCTCTTCTTTCTAATAATTTCCCATCATCTAAAAGTGGAAAGGCTCTACTCATGACTTGAAATGCATGAGCTACTCCCCCGGGATAACCTACACCATGATAGTTTAGTAAATTATCAAAGCTATATTCTAATTCATGTCCTTTTTCTAATACTTTTATTTTATCCATGTTTCTTCCTTTCTTGTTAAAACTACTTCCTCAATATTGTAGCAACTTCATCATCTGATAATTTGTAATCATATTTCTAATACTTTTATTTATCCATGTTTCTTCCTTTCTTGTTAAAACTACTTCCTCAATATTGTAGCAACTTCATCATCTGATAATTTGTAATCATATACATATTCAAAGAAATTCTTTAACTCTACTTCCATGTCCATATCTGAAAACAATTGTGGATACTGTATTTTTGCAGCCCATTTAACTGTAAGCGGAGTTTCAACCCCAGGAGGATCCCACCTATAAACACCTATAGGAATTTTGTATACTTGTTTGTTAGCTACAGCTTTAATTGTTGACCAGTCTCTACCTTCCTGCTTATTTTCAATAAAGTCTTCCGGCATTAAGTCTGAATGATTTCCTAAATAAATGATATCAGGGTTCCATACAATCATCTGCTCCATGTCCACTTCAGCCAATTTACCCTTAAGCTCGTGGGCCGGATTATAGGCTCCACTTGGTTTCATCCAATGGTCGTATGTTTTTACAGCTATTTTCATGTCACTATAAAACTCTATAACTTTTGGTTTATCTTCATCTTTTATTTCAGCTAACTTTGATGTTACTTCATTAATTCCTTTGTCCATATATTCAACTAATAAGTCGCCACGTTCTTTCTTTTGAAGTACTTCAGATATCATTTTTATATTTTCTTTTATACTGTCAAATTCTGCCCTCTTTAAAGCTACTACCTTAAGTCCTGCAGCTTCCATTTTTTCAATTTCTTTCTCAATATTCGAATAAATAAACACTACATCCGGTTTTAGCTTCAATAACTCTTCCACGTTAACAACTGAGTCTTTTGAACACCATTTAGTATTCGCATTAGCTAGTTGTGGATACATGTTTTTTAAAACACTTTCTTCAAAAGCTTTAATAGAAGATGGGTTGCATCCTACAATTTTATCTGTCTTTCCATCAATTGCATATATTATAGACGGAAGAGGCTTGTCCACCGTTGCAATTCTTTCCGGTGTTTTTTCAAATTTAATCGTTTTTCCTCTAACATCAGTAACCGAGTATTCGCTTTCTTTTACCTCTTTAACTTCTCGCACTTGACTAGCTTCTTTTTCCTTGTTTTCACTGATTTCATTTTTATTACTTTGAGAGCTGCCGTCACAAGCATTTAAAATTAATGCTAGTACTAAAAATAATAATAAACTAATCCTTCTTTTCATTTTTCCTCCTTTGAAAATTATACACTTAGTGGATAAACTCCAAACAAATCTGCAACTTCTTCTCTTAATATATGAGGTCTTTGTCTAAGAGCTTTGCCAACTTCTATCTTTCTTTCTAAATCAACTTGATTAATTCTTTCTTTTAATTTTCCTTCTTGTTCACTCCTTTCTTTAGCAGAGTAAGGTTCTTGATATAGGGTTTTAATAGCTTCATTAATTTCATCTTTTGAATTAAAGGTTCCCAGTACAGAATCTATAAAAGGAAAGGACAGAATATATGCATATGCCGCTTGAACCAAAGTTTGGTCTTCTTTTATACGAATAGCGTTAAATATATCTTCATAAAGCAACAAGTCTCCTGTTGCCAGCGGATTCATAGCTATTGTCCCTATATCTTTTTCATGAGTCTTCATTATTCCTTTTAATCTGTATTTGGAATTAATTATATTAAAGCCCTGTAAACTATAATCAAATTTATACTCCCCAATCATCTCAATTAGTTCTTTATTTTGTAAGTGTGAAGAAAAAGTAATATGCTTAATAAGTCCTTCTTCTCTTGCTTTTTCCATCTCTCTTATAGCTCCATAGTTTTTAGCTCCTCTCCATTCTTCAAAAGATTTTACACCCCAAAGACAAGTAAAGGAGTCAATACAACTTATTCCTAAATTCTTCAAAGAATTTTCAAGATTTTTTCGAAATGTTTTAGAATCTCCGGCATGTGTCTTTGACATAATATAAAATGGTTTTTTATGCTTCTTCATTTCTTTTATGGCTGCACCTAATATAAGTTCTGAACAATTGTTTCCATAAGTATCGCCGGTTTCAAAGAAATTTATTCCTTGTTTATATGCATAGAAGAAATTTTCTGCATGTTTATCTATATCTTGGGGATTCTTTAAGTGATGACTTCCCATAGATATTCTTGAAATTTGTATGCCTGTAGATCCTAATTTTCTATATTCCATTCATTAACCTCCTTCTAACAGTTCTATATGGCTTTATAAGGTGCAACTGTTTTGTATTCAACTTCTTCTGCTTGAAAAATTAAAATTTTAGCTTTGATCTGAAAATACTTTTGTAAGTTATCTTCAGTAATGGCTTTCGAACTTTCATCAAAGGTTGTTTTGTAGTCACTACCGATAAACAAAGTTTTGTCAGATATCTGCAATGCATGACTAGGAAAATGAGTGTTTATTATGCAAGCAGATTTTTTATTTACATTTATATGTTTAATTGCCTCTATGATTCTAATTTGATTCTTCATATCCAGGTTTGACTCCGGTTCATCTAAAATAAGAAGTTTTGGATTAGAAACAAGAGCTCTCGCAATCATAACCATTTGAAGCTCTCCTCCGGATAGCTCATCACAGTATCTATTTGATAGCTTTTCAACTCCTAATTCTTTTAAAGTTTCATAAGCTTTATCATAATCTTCCTTCGTAGGGATATGGAAAAAACTGTTTTCCTTGTCTAAACCCATCACAACCATTTCTAAAACCCCATAACTAAACACACTTTTCTTAACTTGAGGAACATAACTTAAGTTTTCCCATAATTCTTTTTCTGCATATTCATTTATATCTTTGCCGAACAATAAGGCTTTTCCCGTGTCCCATTTTAAAAATCCCATAAGACACCTTAAGAAAGTAGTTTTACCCACCCCATTGGGTCCAAGAATGGACATTACTTCTTCTTCTTTTAAATCAAATGAAATATCTTTTAAAATTTTTCTCTTGTCATATGAAAAAGTACCTTTTTTAACTTGGAGTATCATCTTCTTTCTCCCGAATTCTTTCTAAGTATAGTTATGAATAATGGCGCACCTATAAATGCTGTTAATATTGAAATGGGAATTTCATTGCTTGTAGCTGCTCTTGAAAGGGTATCTATCAGTAATAAATAAATTGCTCCCATAACACAACAAGTTGGAATAAGGTACCTATTATCATTTCCGATAACCATTCTCGCCAAATGGGGAATTATTAAACCTATCCATCCTATAATTCCACATACAGAAACTGTAGTTGCAGTTATCAATGTTGAGAGTAAGATAACCACAATACGTAATTTTTTTACATTAATTCCTAAAGACCTAGCCTCATCAGAATCTAGAGATAAAAGATTCAATTTCCACCTTAATAGAAAGAAGCCGAAAATACAAGGTATTATTATTATTGAACAAATAACAAGGTCTCTATAGGATACACTTGCTAAACTTCCCAGCAACCACATAGTGATAGTTGGAAGCTTATCTTCCGGATCTGCTATATATTTAATAAATGATATTGAAGCATCAAATAGTGACTTTACAATTACTCCGGATAAAACTAACACATACAAATCTGTTCGTTTTTTTACTCTGGATAGGTTTAAAACTATATAAACTGCTAAAAGCCCCAGAAGCAAAGAAACATGCTGAGTCACTATCATGTCTAGGGATAATAATATAGATAAAGCCGCCCCAAAACCTGCTCCTGAAGACACCCCTAGTAAGTCCGGGCTAACTAAAGGGTTTGAAAAAACAGTTTGATATGCTGCTCCTGCCAGTGATAGCCCTGCACCTACTAAAACTGCCATAAGTATTCTAGGTAGTCTTATGTCAATTACTACACTAGTTTCATGTACGCCTAAGCCGCTAACATCTCCGGTTATTGTTTTGTATATAATCATAAATGCTTCATAGGGGCTAACCGGATATCTTCCTAAACAAATAAAAGTTAGTATTAAAAGCAATAGCAATACAGAGAGAACCAATATGCATAATTTTTTATTCTTAAAGAAACCTTTCCCCATTTATCCACTCTTTCTAATTAATAGTAAAAATCTTTTATATAGTCTCCTATCCTCAATATAAAGAAGTTAACAAAATTTTTTTAGATATTTGCTCTAAATTAGGACTTAAGGATAAGTCATAAGAGATTATTTCATTTGTATACATATCAAGTATTGGTGAAATGTTGCATTTACCCCATGAAAAGTTAAATTGAGATACATCAGTACTCCATTTTTGCAACGGCTTATCAGCTTTAAAATTTCTGTCTATTATATTATCAGCAATCTTGCCTACTTTACCTTTGTATGAATGATATTTTTTCTTTACACTATTAAGAATCCTATTATGAGTTACTTCATAATCTCCGTTTGCCATGATTTGCCCTCCTTTTTTTAAATATAACTTGATTATATTATAGCACTTGTTATATTTGAAAGTCAAGATATTGATACACATATTCATCTTTAAAATGGTCATCATCATACTCTTCATATACATAATCATAATTTAACCTAAAATGCACATTACCAATGTACGCATCTACCATTGTTGTGTTAGCAGTCGGTTTTTTAGTGTAGGCTTCGATAGTTAGGCTTGCTGGCAAAAAAGATTCTTGGTAAGTAAATTCACTTTTGGCAATAACACATTTTTCATTTAGGTATGAACTACAAAATTCTAAAAACTTAGCTCCTAATTCATCTGCTAGCTCTCTTTGTGTGCTAGCCAAATCTACAAACTGATGTGCCCCGTGAGGTAGATCACGTCGCCGATTTTGATATCCGCTAGATCCTCGGGCGCGATCGGCGTAGTTAAAATTTTCTTACTCATAGCGCGAACTCCTTGTGCGATTTTACGGCAAAATTTATCTTTTCGTCCCAGACGATGTGGCCTTTGCGGTGCGACCAGCAGCCTACGTTTACGGCGACGGCGATGACGCTTGGGTGGCGGGCGCAGTTTTCGATATGCACGCCCATGACCGAGCTTGCGCCGCTCATGCCTTGCGGGCCGAGGCCGATTTTATTGATACCATCTTCTAGCAGCTTTTCGGTTAGCGCGGCGCGGTCGTTTGGATTGCGCGAGCCTAGCGGCCTCATCAGCGCTTTTTTAGATAGCAGCGACGCCACGTCGATCGAGGTGCCGATGCCTACGCCCACTAGCAGCGGAGGACAGGCATTTATGCCGTAGCTTGTCATGATGTCCATGACGAATTTTACGACTCCCTCGTAACCCATGCCCGGCATCAGTACGGTTGCCTTGCCGGGCAGGCTACAGCCGCCGCCCGCCATATAGGTGTGTATCTCGCACTCGCTGCTTTGCGGCACGATCTCCCAAAATACGCTAGGCGTGCCTTTGCCGACGTTTTTGCCAGTGTTGTACTCGTCAAAGGTCTCGACGCTGTTGTGGCGCAGCGGAGCCTCGCGCGTCGCTCGCAGTACGGCCTCTTGCAGCAGCTCCTCAAGCTCGCCGATGAGCGGGAAATTCGCGCCGCAGCGGACGAAAAACTGGATCACGCCCGTATCCTGGCAGGACGGACGGTCTAGCTCCTTGGCTAGGCGCTGGTTTTCAAACATCGTTTTGTAGATCTCCTTTGCCAGCGGCTGCGTCTCGCGCTCGGCGAGCTCGCTTAGCTTCGCCGTCACGTCGTCAGGCAGCACTTTGCCCGTGTAGCCGACGAATTTCGCCATGACCTCGGTCATCTTTTGCACGGCTCTTTCTTTATCCATCGCTTCTCCTTTGTCAAATTTTACTTTCAAATTTTTCATAAGCGCCCGCCAGGACGCAGCCTGCAGCGTAGCAGAGCAGATCGGCGAAATCAAACGTTCCGCCGATCATTACTTTTAAAATTTTATTTTCTATGCCTAAAATTTGCACCGCGCCAAAATACTGCGCGAGCTCCAAGGCTGCCGCGAACGCGAAAATTTTAAGCGGCAAATTTGACGGCGGCTTGCTAAAAATAGCCCGAGCCAAAGCGTAAAGCAAGATAACGGCCAAAACATCGCCCAGGTAGTGGCGCACGAAACCGCCCTTTACGCAGATCGCTATGTAAATTTCAGCCGCTAAAATCAGGACTGCCATGACCAAAAACGCTAGCCTCGTTCGCACGCTTTGCCTTTTTACTAGAGCTTCCTTTTGTAAGCTTAAATTTATCTCTTGCAACGCTTTCCTTTTAAATTTAGCCTTCAAATTTAGCTGTAAAAACCACGTTTCAAATCAAAGTGGGCTAAAACATCACATTTTTCACTTTGATTTGAAACGTAAATTTTTTTAATCTTTTTATTATCGTTTTAAATTCAAAAAATACCTTTAAAGATCCTTGCCGATATTGCGACGATGGCTTTAAAAGAATAAAATTAGATAATCTTTGATACAATTGCTTGGAAAATTTCAAGAGGTGTTAAAATGTCAAATATCCAAGAGAAATATATACGTGAAATTAACACATCTGATTCCTTTTTCGACTCTTTAAGGCAAGACTATAAAGGTTTTGATACATGGATAGCGAAAAAAGCGGACGCTGGCGAAAAAGCATATATACTCTTTGATGATACCAAGATAGTGGCTTTTTTGTATCTAAAAATAGAAAGCCCAATAGATAATACGGATATAAGTCCGGCACTTGACACAAATGTGACATGGCTAAAGATAGGAACTCTTAAAATAGATGCGCATGGGACAAAGCTTGGAGAGCGTATTATAAAGAAGATTTTTGATTTTGCCGTAGCAAACAATATTTATAATATCTATGTAACGTCTTTTGAAAAACAAGCACCTTTAATAAAATTATTAAAAAGATATGGGTTTGTCCAGCACGGCAAAAAAATCAATGAGCTAGTATTAATAAAAAATATACCGACTCAAGTGCAGGCACTAAAAAATGATATACTGCTGGACTATCCGGCTATTAATGCGACAAGCGACAAATATCTTTTAAGTATATACCCAAAATATCATACTGGTATGTTCTCGGACTCTATGCTAAACACAGAAAGCTATGACATACTAAAAGACATGTCTGAATCAAATAGTATTCATAAGGTGTATATAACGGAAATGAAAGGTGTCGAGCAACTCAAGAGAGGCGACTGCTTGCTCATTTATAGAACAAAAGATAAAAATGCCCAAAGCGCGAACTACTCATCCGTCGTAACCTCCTTGTGTGTTGTAGAAGAATATAAAGATTTATCCAGTTTTAGTGACTTGTATGATTTCATCAAGTACTGCAAGCCTCATAATATATTTACTGATGATGAATTAGAGAATATATTTATCAAAAAAAGTTACACAAAAATAATAAAAATGGCATACAATATATCATTTAAAAGACGTGTTATTTTAAAGAAGATTAGAGAAATTATAGGTTACGAAGAAGCCTACTGGGGTTTTGTGAAGCTTACAGATGAGGCTTTTTTTGCAATTTTAAAAGAAGGTTTAGTAAATGACAGCATTATTATCCATTAAGCCGGAATTCGCTGAGGCTATTTTTGATGGTACGAAAAAATTTGAGTTTAGAAAGGTAAAATTTAAAAAAAACGTTAATAAGATTAAAGTATATGCCACAAAGCCAGTTGGAAAAATTATAGGAGAATTTATAGTTGATAATATTTTGGAGGCAAGCCCAGAAGAGCTATGGGATAAAACGAGTATGGACGCTGGCATAGATAAAGAAAGATATCTAAAATACTTTAATGGCAAGAGTACCGGTTTTGCCATTAAGATTAAATCCGCAAATAAATATAAAGAGGCAATTTGTCCTTATTTGCAATACCCAAATTTTGTGGCACCACAATCGTTTATGTATATTTAGGAATGTAAAGATGAAAATAAACCCATATTGCACACAAGCTATATTTATAAATTTAGATTCAGATATCGCCGATAAAATAGAAGCAGTACTACATTTAAATATATTTTTGCCAAACGATAGAGAGTATTCGTATATAGAAATAGGTATATTGATTTCTAGAAAAGAGTATAATAATCTTGATAGAAATTTTAATATAGAGATCATGTTTCCATTTGACATACTTAAGGATGAATTTATAGACATAAAAGATAAGCTTCGTGATGGTAAGACATTAAATATGATTTTTAACGAAGAGACTCATTTGGATAAAAATAAATTAAATTTTAGACTAAGAGAATATAAGCTTGGAGATATAAAACTTTGTAAGACCACTATAAATAGCGATTCTAGTATAACAATGAGTGTAGAAGAAAAACAGAAAAACAGCTATTTTAGATTTAGGATTAAGAATATTAGAGATAAGATAACAGATACTGTTCTTTCAGATACAAAAGTCAATCCGTTTATAAAAATGATAAAAACAATTGGAATTTCAATAAATTTAGATAGGCAATTTACTAAACAATCAGACAAAAGGATAAAATTTAAAGAAATTAATACTTTCGTTATACTTGACTCTACAACTGAATTGATTGAAAAAAGCAGACCTATAAAAAGCTTTAGGGTTTTAGAAGATAATCTATGGAATCAATATATAGGAAGTGATGCAAATCAAAAAATGACGGTCTATCAATTTAAAGATAAAATATTAGGCGACGGTACGATAGACAATTATCAGCTTTTCTTAAAAAGCCTTCATCATAAAAGCTCAAAATTCGAAAAATATAAATTCTTATCATTCGTAATATTTGTGGCCATAATATCTAATGCTATTTACAATGCTATTTGCTGCTTATTAAAACGGTTTTTTAATGTTACCTTTTGACAATACAATCGACCTAACACTGCATCATACCCAGCTGATAAAGGCAGAGATACAGAATAAATATACATTATATAACTATATCAAAGATGCAAAAAAATACTATCCAAGTTTTGATATTTGGTATTTTACAAATGTACTGCCGTCATTAAAAGACGGGACAAAAAAAATTATAACTTCCTGTGATGATAATAATCTCAGGGGTCTTGCTATACTAAAATATAACGAAAAAAAATTATGCCACTTATCTGTTATGCCCCCTTATAAAAATAAAGGCTACGGCATAAAACTTTTTAAGCAAAGCTTTATAGAATTAGAAACAGAAAAGCCTTTCCTGACAGTGTCCGAAGAAAAATTAATAGAATTTAAAAAAGTATTTGATTACTTTGAATTTGAACTTACAGACATTATAGATGGGTATTACCGAAAAGGCAAAAAAGAGTATTTTTATAATCAAATATAATCCTACCCCTCAAACTCCAGATAAATCATATAGCTTATAGTGTTTAGATTGTGCGATACGCTTTTAATACTAAATTTTACATTTTCAAGTCTGGTTACGCCGGTTATTTTTAGTTTTATGCCGGCCCTTAGTTCTCTACCAGTGGCGGTAAGCGAGCCGTTTATTCCGCCGCGTCGTAGTTCGTTTAGCTTGGCTTCGCCCTTTTTAAAGGCTTCATTGTCTGATTTTGGCTCGGGGATATTTAGCTTATAGGTTTGCTCTCCGCCGCCGATCTTAGCTTGTTTATCTTTACCGTCTTTACTATCGTGCCACTGCACTATTACGGCTTGGTAGCTGTTGCGGTTTGCTTCTGTGATCGATAGGCTCTCGCACTCAAATTTATTCCGTTTATTTGTCTGAGTGCGGGCGTAATTTTACAAATGATTTATCAGACTTGCATTATACGCAGCGCCAAAGCCGTTATCGATATTTACGACGCTAACGCCGTTTGCGCAGCTGTTTAGCATCGCTAGTAGCGCCGCTAGCCCGCCGAAACTCGCGCCGTATCCCACGCTGGTGGGCACCGCGATCACCGGCACGCTCACAAGACCCGCCAGCACGCTAG of Campylobacter showae contains these proteins:
- a CDS encoding cell surface protein; the protein is MLSGSNLNISTANFKSNLTPADKTAKTNLANEQTEIAKEQDKAKEKSQIDALMHIPIKNAVESIIDIDESEKGWITKTIDKIDGILSKKYTADERRALSMKYPPETMDEAKDLVLQLYANTLKRYSKDGEPTIQGKLLGLGTKEEREELIAFKDSLPEDGAMSSVGAALLQRADISIEEFKKLYAEDIEKTTKAHKEAVAKINQEMREYNENLAKQRAEAKFKPIQATSKSKTYADKDVRREFFENFLKAEQEKGTDITEILNQLARLGKFDVKA
- a CDS encoding ABC transporter substrate-binding protein, which gives rise to MKRRISLLLFLVLALILNACDGSSQSNKNEISENKEKEASQVREVKEVKESEYSVTDVRGKTIKFEKTPERIATVDKPLPSIIYAIDGKTDKIVGCNPSSIKAFEESVLKNMYPQLANANTKWCSKDSVVNVEELLKLKPDVVFIYSNIEKEIEKMEAAGLKVVALKRAEFDSIKENIKMISEVLQKKERGDLLVEYMDKGINEVTSKLAEIKDEDKPKVIEFYSDMKIAVKTYDHWMKPSGAYNPAHELKGKLAEVDMEQMIVWNPDIIYLGNHSDLMPEDFIENKQEGRDWSTIKAVANKQVYKIPIGVYRWDPPGVETPLTVKWAAKIQYPQLFSDMDMEVELKNFFEYVYDYKLSDDEVATILRK
- a CDS encoding aldo/keto reductase → MEYRKLGSTGIQISRISMGSHHLKNPQDIDKHAENFFYAYKQGINFFETGDTYGNNCSELILGAAIKEMKKHKKPFYIMSKTHAGDSKTFRKNLENSLKNLGISCIDSFTCLWGVKSFEEWRGAKNYGAIREMEKAREEGLIKHITFSSHLQNKELIEMIGEYKFDYSLQGFNIINSKYRLKGIMKTHEKDIGTIAMNPLATGDLLLYEDIFNAIRIKEDQTLVQAAYAYILSFPFIDSVLGTFNSKDEINEAIKTLYQEPYSAKERSEQEGKLKERINQVDLERKIEVGKALRQRPHILREEVADLFGVYPLSV
- a CDS encoding ABC transporter ATP-binding protein, which translates into the protein MILQVKKGTFSYDKRKILKDISFDLKEEEVMSILGPNGVGKTTFLRCLMGFLKWDTGKALLFGKDINEYAEKELWENLSYVPQVKKSVFSYGVLEMVVMGLDKENSFFHIPTKEDYDKAYETLKELGVEKLSNRYCDELSGGELQMVMIARALVSNPKLLILDEPESNLDMKNQIRIIEAIKHINVNKKSACIINTHFPSHALQISDKTLFIGSDYKTTFDESSKAITEDNLQKYFQIKAKILIFQAEEVEYKTVAPYKAI
- a CDS encoding FecCD family ABC transporter permease translates to MGKGFFKNKKLCILVLSVLLLLLILTFICLGRYPVSPYEAFMIIYKTITGDVSGLGVHETSVVIDIRLPRILMAVLVGAGLSLAGAAYQTVFSNPLVSPDLLGVSSGAGFGAALSILLSLDMIVTQHVSLLLGLLAVYIVLNLSRVKKRTDLYVLVLSGVIVKSLFDASISFIKYIADPEDKLPTITMWLLGSLASVSYRDLVICSIIIIPCIFGFFLLRWKLNLLSLDSDEARSLGINVKKLRIVVILLSTLITATTVSVCGIIGWIGLIIPHLARMVIGNDNRYLIPTCCVMGAIYLLLIDTLSRAATSNEIPISILTAFIGAPLFITILRKNSGERR
- a CDS encoding transposase produces the protein MANGDYEVTHNRILNSVKKKYHSYKGKVGKIADNIIDRNFKADKPLQKWSTDVSQFNFSWGKCNISPILDMYTNEIISYDLSLSPNLEQISKKILLTSLY
- the ttdA gene encoding L(+)-tartrate dehydratase subunit alpha, with protein sequence MDKERAVQKMTEVMAKFVGYTGKVLPDDVTAKLSELAERETQPLAKEIYKTMFENQRLAKELDRPSCQDTGVIQFFVRCGANFPLIGELEELLQEAVLRATREAPLRHNSVETFDEYNTGKNVGKGTPSVFWEIVPQSSECEIHTYMAGGGCSLPGKATVLMPGMGYEGVVKFVMDIMTSYGINACPPLLVGVGIGTSIDVASLLSKKALMRPLGSRNPNDRAALTEKLLEDGINKIGLGPQGMSGASSVMGVHIENCARHPSVIAVAVNVGCWSHRKGHIVWDEKINFAVKSHKEFAL
- a CDS encoding DUF2809 domain-containing protein — protein: MQEINLSLQKEALVKRQSVRTRLAFLVMAVLILAAEIYIAICVKGGFVRHYLGDVLAVILLYALARAIFSKPPSNLPLKIFAFAAALELAQYFGAVQILGIENKILKVMIGGTFDFADLLCYAAGCVLAGAYEKFESKI
- a CDS encoding GNAT family N-acetyltransferase, coding for MSNIQEKYIREINTSDSFFDSLRQDYKGFDTWIAKKADAGEKAYILFDDTKIVAFLYLKIESPIDNTDISPALDTNVTWLKIGTLKIDAHGTKLGERIIKKIFDFAVANNIYNIYVTSFEKQAPLIKLLKRYGFVQHGKKINELVLIKNIPTQVQALKNDILLDYPAINATSDKYLLSIYPKYHTGMFSDSMLNTESYDILKDMSESNSIHKVYITEMKGVEQLKRGDCLLIYRTKDKNAQSANYSSVVTSLCVVEEYKDLSSFSDLYDFIKYCKPHNIFTDDELENIFIKKSYTKIIKMAYNISFKRRVILKKIREIIGYEEAYWGFVKLTDEAFFAILKEGLVNDSIIIH